Proteins from one Thermobifida alba genomic window:
- a CDS encoding iron-siderophore ABC transporter substrate-binding protein produces MDSKLRTLTRRAGGAGAATVLALGLAACGGSGAGGGEDAPSAGGAFPVSIESALGVAEITEAPERIVTLGQGSAETAIALGTVPVGIESYEWGSDETGYLPWIHEAVTEAGEELPVQFTGGEDIDFEAVIELEPDVILAPWSGITQEQYDILSDIAPTVAYPDLPWSTDWDQQIEIIGEALGRSEEAQGLIDDIERQFEEAAASRPEYADLTFSYIYTDGPGTLGVFMPDEQRVAMVRGLGLQVDPVVETLPETEGTDSAVIGLENADKLKDSDLIFTFYTDAETREEIEAQELYASIPAIARGSVVVSDDTSFVTASSIINPLTVPWVLDRYLPLIDEAVEALDR; encoded by the coding sequence ATGGACTCGAAGCTCCGCACCCTGACCCGCCGCGCCGGCGGCGCGGGTGCCGCCACCGTCCTGGCCCTCGGCCTGGCCGCCTGCGGCGGCTCCGGCGCGGGAGGCGGGGAGGACGCCCCCTCGGCCGGCGGCGCGTTCCCGGTCAGCATCGAGAGCGCCCTGGGCGTCGCGGAGATCACCGAGGCCCCCGAACGGATCGTCACCCTGGGCCAGGGATCGGCCGAGACCGCCATCGCCCTGGGCACCGTCCCCGTCGGCATCGAGAGCTACGAGTGGGGCAGCGACGAGACCGGCTACCTGCCGTGGATCCACGAGGCCGTCACCGAGGCCGGAGAGGAACTGCCGGTCCAGTTCACCGGCGGCGAGGACATCGACTTCGAGGCCGTCATCGAACTGGAGCCCGACGTCATCCTGGCCCCCTGGTCCGGCATCACCCAGGAACAGTACGACATCCTCAGCGACATCGCCCCCACCGTCGCCTACCCCGACCTGCCGTGGAGCACCGACTGGGACCAGCAGATCGAGATCATCGGCGAGGCGCTGGGCCGCAGCGAGGAGGCCCAGGGGCTGATCGACGACATCGAGCGGCAGTTCGAGGAGGCCGCCGCCTCCCGCCCCGAGTACGCCGACCTCACCTTCTCCTACATCTACACCGACGGCCCCGGCACCCTCGGCGTCTTCATGCCCGACGAGCAGCGCGTGGCCATGGTGCGCGGCCTCGGCCTGCAGGTCGACCCGGTCGTGGAGACCCTGCCCGAGACCGAGGGCACCGACTCGGCGGTGATCGGCCTGGAGAACGCCGACAAACTGAAGGACAGCGACCTCATCTTCACCTTCTACACCGACGCCGAGACCCGCGAGGAGATCGAGGCGCAGGAACTGTACGCGTCCATCCCGGCGATCGCACGCGGATCGGTGGTGGTCAGCGACGACACCTCGTTCGTCACCGCCTCCTCCATCATCAACCCGCTCACCGTGCCGTGGGTGCTGGACCGCTACCTCCCCCTCATCGACGAGGCGGTCGAGGCACTCGACCGCTGA
- a CDS encoding FecCD family ABC transporter permease yields MTTTTAPPQARPARTALLLGGALLALGGAVLLSLAVGSKPTTPGQVWAALTHTADPYIAAVVASRYPRTVLGVLAGAALALSGLLMQGITRNPLADPGLLGVNAGAMAAVVTAIALLGPASTTATVWWALPGALLAGLVAYSVGGRESTGGTVRLVLAGAVVSAVLTAYVQAVALSMPEVFDHYRFWVVGSLAGRGFDVVAAVLPFVGVGVLLALLLAGGMNALALGEETATSLGANPTLVRSGGLVAATLLAAGATAAAGPIAFVGLAVPHVVRTLAGGDFRHRVPLALLAGPTLLLLADVVGRFLLRPAELMVGVVTAFVGAPFLLYAVRRMRETA; encoded by the coding sequence GTGACCACGACAACGGCGCCACCCCAGGCCAGACCCGCCCGCACCGCCCTGCTGCTCGGCGGAGCGCTCCTCGCCCTCGGCGGAGCGGTCCTGCTCAGCCTCGCCGTGGGCAGCAAACCCACCACCCCCGGACAGGTGTGGGCGGCACTCACCCACACGGCCGACCCCTACATCGCCGCCGTGGTGGCCAGCCGCTACCCCCGCACCGTGCTGGGCGTCCTCGCCGGAGCGGCCCTGGCCCTGTCCGGGCTGCTCATGCAGGGCATCACCCGCAACCCGCTCGCCGACCCGGGCCTGCTCGGCGTCAACGCGGGCGCGATGGCGGCCGTGGTCACCGCCATCGCCCTGCTCGGCCCCGCCTCCACCACGGCGACGGTCTGGTGGGCGCTGCCGGGGGCGCTGCTGGCCGGACTGGTCGCCTACTCCGTGGGCGGCCGGGAGAGCACCGGCGGAACGGTCCGCCTGGTTTTGGCCGGAGCGGTGGTCTCGGCGGTGCTCACCGCCTACGTCCAGGCGGTCGCGTTGAGCATGCCCGAGGTCTTCGACCACTACCGCTTCTGGGTGGTGGGCTCCCTGGCGGGCCGCGGATTCGACGTGGTCGCCGCGGTCCTGCCCTTCGTGGGCGTCGGCGTGCTGCTGGCCCTGCTGCTCGCGGGCGGCATGAACGCGCTGGCGCTCGGCGAAGAGACCGCGACCTCGCTGGGCGCCAACCCCACCCTCGTGCGGTCGGGCGGCCTGGTCGCCGCCACCCTGCTGGCCGCGGGGGCCACCGCGGCGGCCGGACCGATCGCGTTCGTCGGCCTGGCCGTGCCGCACGTGGTGCGCACCCTGGCCGGCGGCGACTTCCGCCACCGGGTGCCGCTCGCGCTGCTGGCCGGCCCGACCCTGCTGCTGCTGGCCGACGTCGTGGGCCGCTTCCTGCTGCGCCCCGCCGAACTGATGGTCGGCGTGGTCACCGCGTTCGTCGGCGCCCCCTTCCTGCTCTACGCGGTGCGCCGGATGCGGGAGACCGCATGA
- a CDS encoding FecCD family ABC transporter permease, with protein sequence MLRVGSAVALPLHPRSLLWTLLLLAALLAAAAATLCLGRLGVPLPELAGALTGDASPAQTFVLNRLRGPRLVVALGTGAALGLAGALFQSVTRNPLGSPDVIGLNWGAGAGAALAALALPGVVPVPLGALLGAAAAVLLVTAATGTGLRHPGRLIVAGIGVAAMAAAFTQFVVSALARDQASVLAAYVNGTLSARSWEHALTIWLVVALTTPLLAALARPVALNEMGDELADSLGANAARTRTSAITLSVVLSAAAVSVAGPIAFVSLTAPQIARRLTRASGPNLVVSALVGALVLTLADLAVQHFPFADGLPVGIATLAVGGVYLGFLLVREWRRGVL encoded by the coding sequence ATGCTGCGCGTGGGCTCCGCGGTGGCACTGCCGCTGCACCCGCGCTCCCTGCTGTGGACCCTGCTGCTGCTGGCCGCCCTCCTGGCCGCCGCCGCGGCCACCCTCTGCCTGGGCCGCCTGGGCGTCCCCCTCCCCGAACTGGCGGGCGCGCTCACCGGAGACGCCTCTCCCGCCCAGACGTTCGTGCTGAACCGGCTGCGCGGCCCCCGCCTGGTCGTGGCGCTGGGCACCGGCGCGGCCCTGGGCCTGGCGGGAGCGCTGTTCCAGTCCGTCACCCGCAACCCGCTGGGCAGCCCCGACGTGATCGGACTGAACTGGGGCGCCGGCGCCGGAGCCGCGCTCGCCGCCCTGGCCCTCCCCGGTGTCGTCCCCGTCCCCCTGGGCGCGCTGCTGGGCGCGGCGGCCGCGGTGCTCCTCGTCACGGCCGCGACCGGGACCGGCCTGCGCCACCCCGGCCGGCTCATCGTCGCGGGCATCGGGGTGGCGGCGATGGCCGCGGCCTTCACCCAGTTCGTGGTCTCGGCGCTGGCCCGCGACCAGGCCAGCGTGCTCGCCGCCTACGTCAACGGCACCCTGTCGGCCCGCTCCTGGGAGCACGCCCTGACGATCTGGCTGGTGGTGGCGCTGACCACGCCGCTGCTCGCAGCCCTGGCCCGACCGGTCGCGCTCAACGAGATGGGCGACGAACTCGCCGACAGCCTCGGGGCGAACGCCGCCCGCACCCGCACCAGCGCGATCACCCTGTCGGTGGTGCTGTCGGCGGCCGCGGTCAGCGTCGCCGGGCCGATCGCGTTCGTGTCGCTGACCGCGCCGCAGATCGCGCGGCGCCTCACCCGGGCCTCCGGCCCCAACCTGGTGGTGTCGGCCCTGGTCGGCGCCCTGGTCCTCACCCTGGCCGACCTCGCCGTGCAGCACTTCCCGTTCGCCGACGGGCTGCCGGTGGGGATCGCCACCCTGGCCGTGGGCGGCGTCTACCTGGGATTCCTGCTGGTACGCGAGTGGCGTAGGGGAGTGCTGTGA
- a CDS encoding ABC transporter ATP-binding protein, producing MCAERLTLGYGAAPVVRDLDLRIAEGEFVAIVGPNGCGKSTLLKALGRVLRPKSGRVLLHGRDIRAQRSKEVARQLALLPQNPAVPESITVRSLAARGRYPHHTLLRQWSPDDEAAIGEALELTGLADRADTPVEALSGGQRQRAWAAMILAQRTGIVLLDEPTTFLDIAHQYDLLELFADLNRRGRTVVAVLHDLAQAARFASRLVVMDAGRVVADGPPGEVLTADLVHRVFGLRCDVVPDPRTSTPLVIPHERRR from the coding sequence CTGTGCGCCGAACGCCTCACCCTCGGCTACGGCGCCGCCCCGGTGGTGCGCGACCTCGACCTGCGGATCGCCGAGGGCGAGTTCGTGGCGATCGTCGGCCCCAACGGCTGCGGCAAGTCCACGCTGCTCAAAGCCCTGGGCCGGGTGCTGCGGCCGAAGTCCGGGCGGGTGCTGCTGCACGGCCGCGACATCCGGGCGCAGCGCTCCAAGGAAGTGGCCCGGCAACTGGCGCTGCTGCCGCAGAACCCGGCCGTCCCCGAGAGCATCACGGTGCGCTCCCTGGCCGCGCGGGGCCGCTACCCCCACCACACGCTGCTGCGGCAGTGGAGCCCCGACGACGAGGCCGCGATCGGCGAGGCGCTGGAGCTGACCGGGCTGGCCGACCGCGCCGACACACCGGTCGAAGCCCTGTCCGGCGGGCAGCGGCAGCGGGCGTGGGCGGCCATGATCCTCGCCCAGCGCACCGGGATCGTGCTGCTGGACGAACCCACCACCTTCCTCGACATCGCCCACCAGTACGACCTGCTGGAACTCTTCGCCGACCTGAACCGGCGGGGACGCACGGTCGTCGCGGTGCTGCACGACCTCGCCCAGGCGGCCCGCTTCGCGAGCAGGCTGGTGGTCATGGACGCGGGCCGGGTGGTCGCCGACGGGCCCCCCGGCGAGGTGCTCACCGCCGACCTGGTGCACCGGGTGTTCGGCCTGCGCTGCGACGTGGTCCCGGACCCCCGCACCAGCACCCCCCTGGTCATCCCGCACGAGCGGCGGCGCTGA
- a CDS encoding GbsR/MarR family transcriptional regulator: MSGTTGDEDAFRSDFVRRFAEYWQSQGRPKAEGRIVGYLLLSDSGGVSATQIADGAQVSRGSVSTAVRRLEELGFVRQVRVTGQRHRLVAMDDDVWGNFLRNERRYLRQQRDLAQAALDRLGDGLSAAGRSRLVNMRDYMVWLDGYHDTLLAHWEAHKARRDAAAARG, from the coding sequence ATGTCGGGCACCACCGGGGACGAGGACGCGTTCCGGTCCGACTTCGTCCGGCGGTTCGCCGAGTACTGGCAGTCCCAGGGCCGTCCCAAGGCCGAGGGGCGCATCGTCGGCTACCTGCTGCTGTCCGACAGCGGCGGGGTGAGCGCCACGCAGATCGCCGACGGCGCCCAGGTCAGCCGGGGGTCGGTGTCGACCGCGGTGCGCCGCCTGGAGGAGCTCGGCTTCGTCCGGCAGGTGCGGGTCACCGGGCAACGCCACCGCCTGGTCGCGATGGACGACGACGTGTGGGGCAACTTCCTCCGCAACGAACGGCGCTACCTGCGCCAGCAGCGCGACCTCGCGCAGGCCGCCCTGGACCGGCTGGGCGACGGCCTGAGCGCGGCCGGCCGGAGCCGACTGGTGAACATGCGCGACTACATGGTCTGGCTGGACGGCTACCACGACACGCTGCTGGCGCACTGGGAGGCCCACAAGGCGCGGCGCGACGCCGCAGCGGCGCGCGGATGA
- a CDS encoding SfnB family sulfur acquisition oxidoreductase gives MTDTVTAHVVSDDDEAVRIARDLVPRLAVGADRRDAERELPWEQVAQIRASGLLGITVPRSHGGAGAAAATVAEALRLVGTVDLSLAQILQPHFAFLDSLRRSGGEEVRNRVFADVLAGALVGNAQAERTGRNSHEQRTRLEPAGDGRYRITGVKYYATGSLFAQWLAVTAKVEVPGFGEPQPYVVFVPRDAPGVEVVDDWDGMGQRTTGSGTVRLTGVEVPAERVVPHYLTFTGPTTYGAFAQLGHASIDVGLARGALERAAEFVRTRSRAWFESGSDTASEDPLVIQQFGELELQVRAAEALVQRAAAAVDAANADPTDDTTAESSIAVAAAKAAGGRAAVAVSSALFEVAGTRSATDGLNLHRYWRDARTHTLHDPVRWKIQHIGRYSLNGRRPPRHGQI, from the coding sequence ATGACCGACACTGTGACCGCCCACGTCGTCTCCGACGACGACGAGGCCGTGCGGATCGCCCGGGACCTCGTGCCGCGCCTGGCGGTCGGGGCCGACCGGCGCGACGCCGAACGGGAACTGCCCTGGGAGCAGGTCGCCCAGATCAGGGCGAGCGGCCTGCTGGGCATCACCGTGCCCCGCTCCCACGGCGGCGCCGGCGCGGCCGCGGCGACCGTGGCCGAGGCGCTGCGGCTGGTGGGCACGGTCGACCTCAGCCTGGCGCAGATCCTCCAGCCCCACTTCGCGTTCCTGGACTCGCTGCGCCGCAGCGGCGGCGAGGAGGTCCGCAACCGGGTGTTCGCCGACGTCCTGGCGGGCGCGCTGGTCGGCAACGCCCAGGCCGAGCGCACCGGCCGCAACTCCCACGAGCAGCGGACCCGCCTGGAGCCGGCCGGCGACGGCCGCTACCGGATCACCGGGGTCAAGTACTACGCGACCGGGTCGCTGTTCGCGCAGTGGCTGGCGGTGACGGCCAAGGTGGAGGTCCCCGGCTTCGGCGAGCCGCAGCCCTACGTCGTCTTCGTCCCCCGCGACGCCCCCGGCGTGGAGGTGGTCGACGACTGGGACGGGATGGGGCAGCGCACCACGGGCAGCGGCACCGTGCGCCTCACCGGCGTGGAGGTCCCGGCCGAACGGGTGGTCCCGCACTACCTCACGTTCACCGGGCCCACCACCTACGGCGCGTTCGCGCAACTGGGGCACGCCTCGATCGACGTGGGCCTGGCCCGCGGCGCGCTGGAGCGGGCCGCGGAGTTCGTGCGCACCAGGAGCCGGGCCTGGTTCGAGAGCGGCAGCGACACGGCCTCGGAGGACCCGCTGGTGATCCAGCAGTTCGGCGAGCTGGAGCTACAGGTCCGCGCGGCGGAGGCGCTGGTGCAGCGGGCCGCCGCGGCGGTCGACGCCGCCAACGCCGACCCCACCGACGACACCACGGCCGAGTCGTCCATCGCGGTCGCGGCGGCCAAGGCGGCGGGCGGCCGGGCCGCCGTGGCGGTCTCCAGCGCCCTGTTCGAGGTGGCGGGCACCCGTTCGGCCACCGACGGGCTCAACCTGCACCGGTACTGGCGCGACGCGCGCACCCACACCCTGCACGACCCGGTCCGCTGGAAGATCCAGCACATCGGCCGCTACTCGCTCAACGGCCGGCGGCCCCCGCGCCACGGCCAGATCTGA
- a CDS encoding acyl-CoA dehydrogenase family protein, which produces MSTEQTEQPTLPRPDTPWSDRPTPATAEEWLERAAEVGAVLAVDAVERDHAGLTPHSEVRLLKDSGLVTLLGPVEHGGGGQTWETAYRVEREISKADGSIGQLLGYHYLWAWAVRFLGTPEQIAAVEELYTANRYFFGGAVNPRDKDLVITSDGDELVFNGRKTFSTGSKVSDLTVLEGVLEGTDKHIFAIVPSAQDGIVYGDDWDNIGQRLTESGSVRIENVRVSWDDAAGYVNREFRPLVYNTLNLPTIQLVFTNLYLGIAQGALETAAAYTRSTTRPWPYGGDNKDSAVDEWYILEAYGDLQSKLWAVEALVDRAGERISAILHGDREAVTARQRGEIAVLVAAAKQRAIDTGLEVSSRIFEVTGARATASSVGLDRFWRNLRTHSLHDPVAYKRREVGRYVLLDEIPEPTWYT; this is translated from the coding sequence ATGAGCACCGAGCAGACCGAACAGCCCACGCTGCCCCGACCGGACACCCCCTGGAGCGACCGGCCGACCCCGGCCACCGCCGAGGAATGGCTGGAGCGCGCCGCCGAGGTCGGCGCGGTCCTCGCGGTCGACGCCGTCGAACGCGACCACGCCGGACTGACCCCCCACTCCGAGGTCCGCCTGCTCAAGGACTCCGGACTGGTCACCCTGCTGGGGCCGGTCGAGCACGGGGGCGGCGGGCAGACCTGGGAGACCGCCTACCGCGTCGAGCGGGAGATCTCCAAGGCCGACGGGTCGATCGGCCAGCTTCTGGGCTACCACTACCTGTGGGCGTGGGCGGTGCGCTTCCTCGGCACCCCCGAGCAGATCGCCGCGGTCGAGGAGCTCTACACCGCCAACCGGTACTTCTTCGGCGGCGCGGTCAACCCCCGCGACAAGGACCTGGTCATCACCTCCGACGGCGACGAGCTCGTCTTCAACGGGCGCAAGACCTTCTCCACCGGCAGCAAGGTCTCCGACCTCACCGTGCTGGAGGGCGTGCTGGAGGGGACGGACAAGCACATCTTCGCCATCGTCCCCTCCGCCCAGGACGGCATCGTCTACGGCGACGACTGGGACAACATCGGCCAGCGCCTCACCGAGTCCGGCAGCGTCCGGATCGAGAACGTGCGCGTGTCCTGGGACGACGCGGCGGGCTACGTCAACCGCGAGTTCCGCCCGCTCGTCTACAACACCCTGAACCTGCCGACCATCCAGCTCGTGTTCACCAACCTCTACCTGGGCATCGCCCAGGGGGCGCTGGAGACCGCGGCCGCCTACACCCGCTCCACGACGCGGCCGTGGCCCTACGGCGGGGACAACAAGGACTCCGCCGTCGACGAGTGGTACATCCTGGAGGCCTACGGCGACCTGCAGTCGAAGCTGTGGGCCGTCGAGGCCCTGGTCGACCGGGCCGGCGAGCGGATCTCGGCGATCCTGCACGGCGACCGCGAGGCCGTCACCGCCCGACAGCGCGGCGAGATCGCCGTCCTCGTCGCCGCGGCCAAGCAGCGCGCGATCGACACCGGCCTGGAGGTCTCCTCCCGCATCTTCGAGGTCACCGGCGCCCGCGCCACCGCGTCCTCGGTCGGCCTGGACCGGTTCTGGCGCAACCTGCGCACGCACAGCCTGCACGACCCGGTGGCCTACAAGCGGCGCGAGGTGGGGCGCTACGTCCTGCTCGACGAGATCCCCGAGCCCACCTGGTACACCTGA